A region from the Triticum aestivum cultivar Chinese Spring chromosome 3D, IWGSC CS RefSeq v2.1, whole genome shotgun sequence genome encodes:
- the LOC123074963 gene encoding histone H2B.6-like — protein sequence MAPKAEKKPAAEKKPKAEKRVPGKEGDTKKKKAKKSNETYKIYIFKVLKQIDPNMGISSKSMSIINDIFEKLAGESAKLARYNKKPTITSREIQTAVRLVFPGELAKHAVSEGTKAVTRFTVY from the coding sequence ATGGCGCCCAAGGCCGAGAAGAAGCCAGCCgcagagaagaagcccaaggcggaGAAGCGCGTGCCCGGGAAGGAGGGCGAcactaagaagaagaaggccaagaagagcaACGAGACGTACAAGATCTACATCTTCAAGGTGCTCAAGCAGATTGACCCGAACATGGGTATCTCCTCCAAATCAATGTCCATCATCAACGACATCTTCGAGAAGCTCGCCGGCGAGTCGGCAAAGCTCGCACGCTACAACAAGAAGCCCACCATCACCTCCCGGGAGATCCAGACTGCTGTGCGCCTTGTCTTTCCAGGCGAGCTTGCCAAGCACGCCGTCTCCGAGGGAACCAAGGCCGTTACCAGATTCACCGTGTATTAG